The genome window ctatcgatattatttctgttatgttgtgtaactgtttaatggtgttatctttattgctacccccttccccgtcaatgtatagtgttggtccacagcgcaaacatattagttaacaaaatccgcatctaaagatacgttatttccccctgtgcaattccagtctcacatctcacagcacatcgtcattaacaaataccggaaacagaccgaaaacgtttaaagaaaataaaataataccttattccgagtgtgcttgcttttctctttgaaagtcatcacataacggcattgtaatacacggttcggctgcattaaatattacatatctgccgtagttctgtatttatagccctgatgagaagacaaacatgaggaactgaaaacgtgacgtggatcataaatatatcagccattaaacaacatcttacatttattttcacacaatacgtctctttgccgtatcaacactaattcggctcacttttatatttgatccaattggtagataggctgtatttacaccataaaggtgcacagatgatataaagagacacctggtggttaaagcatgttattgaatttcattatttttattattagatattaataggatccctataaagtatattcattactcgttattctctactaatagttaattaaagactgtatataatgactattttgcacatcccgttcaagatttcaagatgttctaaggtttattgacataggcctacacaactgtggtgtagttctgcactgaatgaaaaacttgggtcgcaggttcctcaatagtgcattacaagacatctatcaatatgtgtgcatacctccagcaatgtgaactatgttgaagcacttactttaactgatattatacataatgtattatgctcttataagatgtatgcagatatttcatctccggccttgtcaggtattgaacaatcaataaataaagaacacagaattgttaaatataaaacacagaatttgtgtgattatactaaatgattttcaaataaacaccactgcagatttaactgttacacatgctgatgtaacgcaaatgttccaacttgggatcaataaagtatatcttatcttaagctgatcgatggctactgccatatttgcaaaatgtgcctatgaaccttgacaagtgcatgtttcaggcttatcaattaatgtaatgcaatgtaatgttatcaattaacaacaggaggggtcacaaacataagtccagctgttaaataaagctcttctgaccttagctggcgtgtgggtatatatattaatactgcccattatgggcaccagcaattttcacccatttattaattatatgttttaaatgtgagtgtttcctgtcccctaaacctccagggatgtacacagtttaatactggcaacttcttattatgggaaatacgaaaacgtcttttaaaactacaattcccagtagagacgtgccatagataacatgttgcgaaacagaatagccagcatgtgtagttctggggacggggtgggggggggggacgacgacgacgacgcggtggacccgttcaaatccagttttgaacagtctgccgtggttccatcccatttcaagtgctgttcgaggctcggtaaccctcggagcacactctccaatcacagagcttgaggactatcacggggtttgtcaaacagagcacatggtgtagtccaaacgatagctggggattctgggtagtgtagtgtcttcattgcctttaagggcagttgacacaaacaaatgccgtgcttccatgagcgtccatagaagcacatggacatcccggaaagctgaaaatggacgctaagggccccccccttgcgttgaaaatggacgctaaggcccccccccccttgcgttgaaaatggacgctaaggcccccccccttgcgttggaaaaagccggcaggggacttgacataacgtcaacataggccgacctgggagtgaggatgtgttggtccaGTTGTCCTGTGGTCACCAGAGAATAATAGTTTTTAATAGAGGGAACCAACTTAAAAGGGGCATTATTCCGAATGGAGCAGCGGACCTGTTGGTTATTTTCCGAATCTGCATCCTGCACGTTAATGATGCCCACCTCTGAACCAGGTGACATGTTCTCAGGCACTGGATTTGTCAGAGATTTCACATAGATTATAGGTGTGTTGTCATTAACATCTCTGACGGCAACTGTTACCTTTGTATAAGACGACAATCCCAATCCATCCTTTGCTTTAATGCGCAAATCATATGTCATCGCAGCCTCAAAGTCAATTGCACCATTCACTTTTATTTCTCCGATTTTACGGTCAATACTAAAAACTCTCTTTACATCTTCAGTCACGTGTCCAAATTCATACGTCACATCTCCGTTGACTCCCTCGTCTGCATCAGTAGCGCTAACTGTGACAACTACAGTGTCTACAGGAGAGTTTTCAGGCAGACTGGCTTTATAGACGGCCTGGCTAAACACTGGggcgttatcattagcatccagCACAGTGACGTGTATGACTACAGTACCTGATCTCCGAGGAGAGCCTCCATCTAAAGCTGTGAGGAGCAAATTGATCTCTTGTTGTTTTTCACGATCAAGTTCCTTTTCAAGAACAAGCTCTATTGAGTTTCCATCAACAGCCAAAATGAAATTATCATTCTTTTTGAGGCTGTACTGCTGAACTGAATTCTGCCCTACATCCGCATCGTGCGCCTCCTCTAGCACAAAACGAGCCCCCCTTAACGCTGACTCATGAATTTCCATATTTATTGATTCTTCTTTAAATTGTGGCGAGTTATCATTAATGTCTTGAACGTGTAGACTGAGCAGATGCAGTTCCAGGGGATTCTCCAAAACAATATCGCGTTTTATTACACACGACAACTTTTCTCCACAAAGCTCCTCCCGGTCGATCCTGTCGGCAACAATTAAATCTCCGTTGCTGAGATTGATGTCACAATAACGTTTGCGGTTTCCTGTGGCATCAATGCGGATATTCCTAGTAGACAATTTACTCGATTCCAGGTTAAGATCCTTCGCTATATTCCCAATAACGGATCCACGCTTCATTTCCTCTTCAAAGGAATAGCTCACGTCCCCATTCACGTGTTTCAACAATAGAAAAAAAACGAAGTAACTCAGTCTGAGCTCCATCATGACGATGTGTGTTGGAAAGCAAACGGTTTTCGCTAAGATTGCAAATACAACAGGGATCATCCAGTAAAATCAAGAGAAAAACGATGGCACTTTAGTAACTCTGACTTCCTCCACGGAACAAGAGCAACTGCAAAATACCCTTTCGGTCGTCTGCACCCCAAAGGGTGGAGAGGTAATGTTTCACGTATAGCCTGGCCAATAGCGACACCATGAGTGGAATAAAGAAATAGACGCTATATTCTAGTAGTATTATAgttttaaatatttgaaaaaacaaatgacatcgCAAACTGATCAAGTGATATCAATAACATTTCACTTTCACACTGTCGGTCGCAACAAACACGACGTACATGTAATGTGGAAATAAAAAGGTTAAAAAAAGAAGGTAAATTCTCCTAATGAAATACAATTACGCAAACATAGTCTCTGACGGGTCACTGACCTGGTAGACTAAGGCACAGAGGAACCCAAACAAATATGTTCTTATAATGCATCGAGATGCAAAGACAAAGAGTAAAAGATCCAAACCATCATATCTGTTGAAATGGGTAAAGATATCATCACCCCTTATAAAAGTAAGCATAATGTTTACTGCAAATTAATGCTCACTCAAAGGGCTGCCTAATGAAacatacagacagacggacaaagcATGCAGGCACAAAAAGGTGGTAATAAATAAGGACACTTAAATGCGTATCAGCGAGCATACAATATCCCACTTCATTTGTATTATTGGCTTATTTTGTATGACGAAAAAAGCAAACTGTCagataaaaatacaaatacctAGCAGTAGAAACCTCTAAAATAATTTAAGAATATACACTGCTATTGTAAAAACCGATTATTAAGAAAATATATGTTCACAACATTTTGTTGCTGCATATGATGAGGTTGGACAATTGACGAAAACAGTTTGGGCTTTGAAAGAAAAGGTTAACTCGGGATCTAAGTGGCTGTGGGCCGTATTTATATACAAACTCAAAAGTAAAAATGCTTCTGAAATAAGAAGGGAACACAATTGCAGAGCTCTACTTCAGGAGGATGAACACACATTTCATTATATGGGTGGTGTCCCTACCTCAGGAGAAGAATCACAGTCTCCAAACACTTCAGCAAAGTCTGAAGGgcttttcctcagagtctggtcagcaggcagtgtgtTGTCATTGGAAGATGACACGAACTTAAAGTCACTGGTTCTGGAACCTGTTGTCAGATAGGCGTCATAATTGTAAGCGCTGCGTAAAGTTCCTGTTCCGTCAACATCTGCGTAATTAGGAGGGAGATAAGCGCTGGGGATGGCGACTGCTCCATCAAACAACAGTCTGGGCTTTCTCCTGCGACAAAACCTCACAcccaggatgatgatgatgaaggtgAGGAAAAAGGTGGACACGGACACCAGCGCGATGATCAGATAAGAGGTCAGTTTGGAGTTCTTCTCATCGTAAGAAATATCCTTCAGTTCTGGCACCTCAGCCAAGTTATCAGAGATAAGTAAATACATGGAGCAGGTGGCAGAGAGAGAGGGCTGTCCGTTATCTTTCACTGACACAACAAAGTTCTGTTTCATGCTGTCAGACTCAGAAATGTCCCGCTGTGTCCTGATCTCTCCGCTGTGGAGACCAATAGTGAAAAGTCCCGGATCAGTGGATTTGACTATATGATAGGACAGCCAGGCGTTCTGTCCGGAGTCCGCGTCCACCGCGATCACTTTGGACACCAGAGAGCCTCCGTGTGCAGCTTTGGGGACCAGCTCGGTCATGAAGGAGTTGCCCTCCGGGGCGGGGTACAGTATCTGAGGAGAGTTGTCATTCACATCCGATATGAACACACTGACGGTCACGTTGCTGCTGAGCGGAGGAGAACCGTTGTCTCTGGCCATCACGTGCACTTTAAAACTCCTGAACTGTTCATAATCAAACGATCTCACAGCGTGGATCACCCCCGTGTCTCCGTTAACAGACAGATAGGAGGACACCGGGGCACCGTTCACCTCACTGGGTAACAGAGAATAAATCACGGTACCGTTTTGTCTCCAGTCGGGGTCTCGAGCAGTAACGGAACATAAAGTGGAGCCAGGTTTGTTGTTTTCAGTCACATGTGCGCTGTAGGACTGCTCCTCAAACACAGGTGGGTTGTCGTTGATGTCTGCTACAGATAACTGAACAGTTttagaggaggacagagggggaGAGCCCTCGTCAGTGGCAGTGATGGTAATGTTGTAATCAGACACTAGTTCACGGTCCAGTTGTCCTGTGGTCACCAGAGAATAATAGTTTTTAATAGAGGGAACCAACTTAAAAGGGGCATTATTCCGAATGGAGCAGCGGACCTGTTGGTTATTTTCCGAATCTGCATCCTGCACGTTAATGATGCCCACCTCTGAACCAGGTGACATGTTCTCAGGGACTGGATTTGTCAGGGATTTCACATAGATTATAGGTGTGTTGTCATTAACATCTCTGACGGCAACTGTTACCTTTGTATAAGACGACAATCCCAATCCATCCTTTGCTTTAATGCGCAAATCATATGTCATCGCAGCCTCAAAGTCAATTGCACCGTTCACTTTTATTTCTCCGATTTTACGGTCAATACTAAAAACTCTCTTTACATCTTCAGTCACGTGTCCAAATTCATACGTCACATCTCCGTTGACTCCCTCGTCTGCATCAGTAGCGCTCACTGTGACAACTACAGTGTCTACAGGAGAGTTTTCAGGCAGACTGGCTTTATAGACGGCCTGGCTAAACACTGGggcgttatcattagcatccagCACAGTGACGTGTATAACTACAGTACCTGATCTCTGAGGAGAGCCTGCATCTAAAGCTGTGAGGAGCAAATTGATCCCTTGTTGTTTTTCACGATCTAGTTCCTTTTCAAGAACAAGCTCTATTGAGTTTCCATCAACAGACAAAATGAAATTATCATTCTTTTTGAGGCTGTACTGCTGAACTGAATTCTGCCCTACATCCGCATCGTGCGCCTCCTCTAGCACAAAACGAGCCCCCCTGTCTGCCGACTCTTGGATTTCTATATTTATTGATTCTTCTTTAAATTGTGGCGAGTTATCATTAATGTCTTGAACGTGTAGACTGAGCAGATGCAGTTCCAGGGGATTCTCCAAAACAATATCGCGTTTTATTACACACGACAGCTTTTCTCCACAAAGCTCCTCCCGGTCGATCCTGTCGGCAACAATTACATCTCCGTTGCTGAGATTGATGTCACAATAACGTTTGCGGTTTCCTGTGGCATCAATGCGGATATTCCTAGTAGACAATTTACTCGATTCCAGGTTAAGATCCTTCGCTATATTCCCAATAACGGATCCACGCTTCATTTCCTCTTCAAAGGAATAGCTCACGTCCCCATTCACGTGTTTCAACAATAGAAAAAAAACGAAGTAGCTCAGTCTGAGCTCCATCATGACGATGTGTGTTGGCAATTAAACGGTTTTCGCTAATATTGCAAATTCAACAGGGATCATCCAGTTAAATCAAGAGAAAAACGATGTAACTTGGACTGCTTCCCTCGAACAACAGCAACTGAAAAATTACCCGTTCAGTTGTCTCCTGCCAAAGGGTGGAGATGTAATGTTTCACAGCCTGGCCAATAGCGACACCATGTGTTGAATAAAGAAATAGACTGTACATTTAAAACTTAaactagtagtagtagtttcAATTATATGAAAGAACAAATGAGATATTCATTTGATAAATTcaattaaattcaaaacctttatttatccaggtaaaatcccattgagatcaatgatctctttttcaagggagacctgcagcagtaggttcaagaagacataaaaacataaacaacagaacaacaaaaggacatcatacagcaaaatgtacagggattacaatttacatatctaaccacatgtacaggtaccaacagcatctgattttgtagcatccaaccgagctttaaaaacatgtagtggtactagcttggtaattttccattctttttgcagactgttccatgttagtggagctgcacatcgaaaagctttcttccctaagacagtcctagcacttggcacatttaataaaaccacagcatgcgatctcaggcaataagtactttcaattcgcagagagatcagggagcagatataagatggtagtttatccaacatggctttgtaaatgaaaaagtaccagtgactgagcctccgtacagtaagtgatggcaaaaccgccttggtatacagggtacagtgatgcgtaagtgctttacaatttgtcaaaaatctcagagcactgtgatacccagcatctaacttgctcaggtaattggcaggtgcaatcatatataacaaatcaccatattccagcacaggtaaaaaggtcacagtgactagccttttcctggcctcaagcgagaaacaggacttatttctgtaaaagaaacctagcctaaccctcagctttttaaggaggttatttacatgaaatttaaaagtgagacaatcatccaGCCAGATACCCaaatatttgtaacaggtaaccacttcaagttgtattccttgcgtagttacaatatccaaagcagtctccggtgtatttttagctttagctttagaaaagagcattaacttagttttatccacatttaaaagaagctttaattcagagagctgagcctgaataatgttaaaaacagcctgtaatttaacaacagcctcattaatcgagggacctgcacagtacataacggtatcgtccgcataaaaatgtaaggttgctccttcgacattttcaccaaaactattaatatagataga of Pseudochaenichthys georgianus chromosome 10, fPseGeo1.2, whole genome shotgun sequence contains these proteins:
- the LOC139434539 gene encoding protocadherin gamma-A11-like translates to MMELRLSYFVFFLLLKHVNGDVSYSFEEEMKRGSVIGNIAKDLNLESSKLSTRNIRIDATGNRKRYCDINLSNGDVIVADRIDREELCGEKLSCVIKRDIVLENPLELHLLSLHVQDINDNSPQFKEESINIEIQESADRGARFVLEEAHDADVGQNSVQQYSLKKNDNFILSVDGNSIELVLEKELDREKQQGINLLLTALDAGSPQRSGTVVIHVTVLDANDNAPVFSQAVYKASLPENSPVDTVVVTVSATDADEGVNGDVTYEFGHVTEDVKRVFSIDRKIGEIKVNGAIDFEAAMTYDLRIKAKDGLGLSSYTKVTVAVRDVNDNTPIIYVKSLTNPVPENMSPGSEVGIINVQDADSENNQQVRCSIRNNAPFKLVPSIKNYYSLVTTGQLDRELVSDYNITITATDEGSPPLSSSKTVQLSVADINDNPPVFEEQSYSAHVTENNKPGSTLCSVTARDPDWRQNGTVIYSLLPSEVNGAPVSSYLSVNGDTGVIHAVRSFDYEQFRSFKVHVMARDNGSPPLSSNVTVSVFISDVNDNSPQILYPAPEGNSFMTELVPKAAHGGSLVSKVIAVDADSGQNAWLSYHIVKSTDPGLFTIGLHSGEIRTQRDISESDSMKQNFVVSVKDNGQPSLSATCSMYLLISDNLAEVPELKDISYDEKNSKLTSYLIIALVSVSTFFLTFIIIILGVRFCRRRKPRLLFDGAVAIPSAYLPPNYADVDGTGTLRSAYNYDAYLTTGSRTSDFKFVSSSNDNTLPADQTLRKSPSDFAEVFGDCDSSPEVGTPPI